From Flavobacterium alkalisoli, the proteins below share one genomic window:
- a CDS encoding carboxylesterase family protein produces MKSLLKTAVAALLFSVPSFAQAVKEGSFNVKIQQEKQLDYLLYEPEDTKEEKPLIIFLHGSGERGNDLEKVKVHGPLKYLKDHKLDAYVLAPQCPSDQYWDSEVLYKLIQKVQKINNIDSSRIYLTGLSMGGWGAWNLAFSHPDMFAALVPIAGFVDRVPMIENCKIKDIPTRIFHGLLDDVVDVSYSMDIYKKLKTCSKDIELTIFDDANHDSWTRVYDNPEIYEWMLKQQKQ; encoded by the coding sequence ATGAAGAGCTTACTTAAAACAGCTGTTGCCGCATTATTATTTAGCGTTCCTTCTTTTGCTCAGGCGGTAAAAGAAGGTTCGTTTAATGTTAAGATTCAGCAGGAAAAACAGTTGGATTATTTATTATACGAACCGGAAGATACTAAAGAGGAGAAACCGCTTATAATATTCCTTCACGGTTCGGGAGAAAGAGGTAATGACCTCGAAAAAGTAAAGGTTCACGGACCTTTAAAATACTTGAAAGACCATAAGCTGGATGCTTATGTGTTAGCACCACAGTGCCCAAGTGACCAGTATTGGGACTCAGAAGTACTGTATAAACTGATTCAAAAGGTTCAAAAGATAAACAATATAGACAGCAGCCGAATTTATCTTACCGGACTTAGCATGGGAGGCTGGGGAGCATGGAACCTGGCTTTTTCACATCCTGATATGTTTGCGGCACTTGTACCTATAGCCGGATTTGTAGACAGGGTACCTATGATAGAAAACTGTAAGATAAAAGATATACCAACACGCATTTTTCATGGTTTGCTGGATGATGTGGTAGATGTAAGTTATTCAATGGATATTTATAAAAAGCTTAAAACCTGCAGTAAGGATATAGAGCTTACCATTTTTGACGATGCTAACCACGATAGCTGGACAAGGGTTTACGATAACCCTGAAATTTATGAATGGATGTTAAAGCAGCAAAAGCAATAG